From one Bacteroides intestinalis DSM 17393 genomic stretch:
- a CDS encoding fasciclin domain-containing protein, which produces MKQEYYKKALALMVIPFLIASCELLGLDYQDSYDYDYNAGMPSNKIDMSAFEFIKSRTDIFSLLEEAILYAGVENEFKQSGMTYLLPTNTAFNSETSTDLSYFQTHQLTYIDEETGELVSYAPISMTAYPKEQVKEFLLYHIVKGKYTFTNLPAEPTWFETVATADTAKINMYLLKDRNPNIVFNNFDGHYKSSIKPRTSNLYNADGSYMHVMDSWLDRPTKEQLNMK; this is translated from the coding sequence ATGAAACAAGAATATTATAAAAAAGCATTAGCCTTGATGGTAATTCCTTTCCTTATAGCAAGCTGTGAATTATTGGGGTTAGATTATCAAGATTCATACGATTATGATTATAATGCTGGCATGCCAAGTAATAAAATAGATATGTCTGCTTTCGAATTTATCAAATCCCGTACAGATATATTTTCTTTATTGGAAGAGGCTATTTTGTATGCAGGAGTTGAAAATGAGTTTAAACAAAGTGGAATGACCTACTTGTTACCAACGAATACAGCATTTAACTCAGAGACGAGTACTGATTTAAGTTATTTTCAGACGCATCAACTAACGTATATAGATGAGGAAACTGGAGAACTTGTTTCTTACGCACCTATAAGTATGACTGCCTATCCTAAAGAACAAGTGAAAGAATTTTTGCTTTATCACATTGTGAAGGGTAAATATACTTTCACTAATCTTCCGGCAGAACCAACTTGGTTTGAGACGGTAGCTACAGCTGATACAGCTAAAATAAACATGTATTTATTGAAAGACCGTAATCCCAACATTGTATTCAACAATTTTGATGGGCATTACAAATCTTCCATCAAGCCACGCACTTCCAATCTTTACAATGCTGACGGTTCATATATGCATGTCATGGATAGTTGGTTGGATCGCCCTACAAAAGAACAACTAAATATGAAATAA
- a CDS encoding RagB/SusD family nutrient uptake outer membrane protein, translating to MKSKHIIAITALTFASLTSCTSVLDKDDLTAVSEKATWNSEILATAFLDKCYKDNLPSFSGDYSKYSDEGNGGGDFIHGRLTAVATAGGPLGEHWPYDKIYTINVLLTSIDGGSLSEDIRNRIKAQALFLRAYQYFEMVKIYGGVPLVLIPQDRHSDDLYVTRNTAKECIDQIVKDLDDAAVSLPSIWGENDFGRITKGAAMAFKGRVLLTYASKQFNPNNDRTRWQTAYNACLAAQKELSENGQRALHPVYKEIWTKETTSETVITTRFLDPVRTHNFMAGLRPLEFSVGATGNHHPTLDMALAFPMADGTTPGVDVDGDGVKEAFDPTATDATGMFWLNRDPRFYDIIVYNGAEYPLNGMPDWFQGCMYTYKGGEDTHSPTGTGFYSCKFSIPEKTATEAKDHGDMDWIEMRYAEVLLNLAECAAEVGNKSDEVYTILKDIRKRAGITANADGLYGLKANMSQQELIDAVLYERRIELAYEGKRFWDLLRRKIFSDMQGYSRYRIEIQVKSEYATMARRDFITMIKNDPELMTKNYFKYFTTQTWRIDETYQWNVKDTYYFQGLARKHFEQNPKLQQTIGWESGDFDPLK from the coding sequence ATGAAATCAAAACATATAATAGCTATTACAGCATTGACATTTGCAAGCTTGACCAGTTGTACTTCCGTATTGGATAAAGATGACCTGACAGCTGTCAGCGAAAAGGCAACATGGAATAGTGAAATTCTAGCTACAGCTTTTTTGGATAAATGCTACAAAGATAATCTACCGTCATTTAGTGGTGATTATTCTAAATATAGTGATGAGGGCAACGGAGGCGGTGATTTTATTCATGGTCGACTGACAGCGGTAGCTACTGCCGGAGGTCCGTTAGGAGAACACTGGCCTTATGACAAGATATATACTATCAATGTTCTGTTAACAAGTATTGATGGAGGTAGCTTGTCCGAGGACATCCGGAATCGTATAAAAGCACAAGCGCTTTTCTTACGTGCTTATCAGTATTTTGAGATGGTAAAAATTTATGGAGGTGTACCTTTGGTTTTAATCCCGCAGGACAGACATAGTGACGATTTATATGTTACTCGGAATACAGCAAAAGAGTGTATTGACCAGATAGTGAAAGATCTTGATGATGCTGCTGTCTCGTTACCCAGCATTTGGGGTGAAAATGACTTTGGACGTATCACCAAAGGAGCAGCTATGGCTTTTAAAGGACGTGTGTTGCTGACTTATGCCAGTAAGCAATTTAATCCGAATAATGACCGTACCCGTTGGCAGACAGCATACAATGCCTGCTTAGCGGCCCAAAAGGAACTGTCAGAGAACGGACAACGTGCTTTACATCCTGTTTATAAGGAGATATGGACAAAAGAGACTACCTCTGAGACTGTAATCACTACCCGTTTTCTCGATCCGGTGCGTACACACAATTTCATGGCAGGGCTTCGTCCGTTGGAATTTTCGGTAGGAGCTACAGGTAACCACCATCCTACATTGGATATGGCACTTGCTTTCCCAATGGCTGATGGTACTACTCCGGGAGTAGATGTAGATGGTGATGGCGTGAAAGAAGCTTTTGATCCTACTGCTACTGACGCTACCGGTATGTTTTGGTTGAACCGTGACCCTCGTTTCTATGATATCATCGTTTACAATGGTGCTGAATATCCATTGAATGGTATGCCGGACTGGTTCCAAGGTTGCATGTACACTTACAAAGGTGGCGAAGATACTCATAGTCCGACTGGCACGGGATTTTATTCATGCAAGTTCTCTATCCCTGAAAAGACAGCTACCGAAGCTAAGGATCACGGTGACATGGATTGGATCGAAATGCGTTATGCAGAAGTATTATTGAATCTTGCTGAATGTGCTGCGGAAGTAGGAAATAAATCTGATGAAGTTTATACTATCCTGAAAGATATTCGTAAACGAGCCGGTATAACGGCCAATGCGGACGGGCTCTATGGTTTAAAAGCAAATATGAGCCAACAAGAATTGATTGATGCCGTTCTTTATGAACGCCGCATTGAATTGGCTTATGAGGGCAAACGTTTCTGGGATTTGCTTCGTCGCAAGATATTCTCTGATATGCAAGGATATTCCCGTTACAGAATTGAAATACAGGTGAAGAGCGAATATGCTACTATGGCACGAAGAGATTTTATCACTATGATAAAGAACGATCCGGAATTGATGACAAAGAATTATTTCAAGTATTTCACTACTCAAACCTGGAGAATTGACGAAACCTATCAATGGAATGTAAAAGACACCTATTACTTCCAGGGATTGGCTCGTAAACACTTCGAACAGAATCCGAAACTGCAACAGACCATCGGTTGGGAAAGTGGTGATTTCGATCCATTAAAATAG
- a CDS encoding TonB-dependent receptor plug domain-containing protein, whose protein sequence is MKKRLFLVLYTSLFVVTVFGQDFKGVIVNAKQRPLKGMKVWKKNTTESVKTDNMGVFFFPGLQPTDTLVVSISKKEEAIIPIGKLSQASLKLEKKFFILFDGQKEEKREYTRILRTSYNSNVLTREQIQKLSANSIYDLFKGGAIPGVTVNGDKITIRGGSSFDLDNEPLFVVDGTLYESSSEVDGVVSINDIDKVEIQKDGAAYGMKGANGVIIITTIKK, encoded by the coding sequence ATGAAAAAACGATTATTTCTTGTTTTGTACACATCACTTTTTGTTGTAACTGTCTTTGGTCAAGACTTTAAGGGAGTTATTGTAAATGCCAAACAACGTCCTTTAAAAGGGATGAAAGTTTGGAAAAAGAATACCACTGAAAGTGTAAAGACAGACAATATGGGAGTATTCTTTTTTCCCGGTTTGCAGCCCACAGATACATTGGTAGTATCTATATCTAAAAAAGAAGAAGCAATTATCCCTATTGGTAAGCTATCTCAAGCTTCTCTTAAATTGGAAAAGAAATTTTTCATCTTATTCGATGGACAGAAAGAAGAAAAAAGAGAATACACGAGGATTCTCCGTACAAGTTATAACTCAAATGTATTGACCCGTGAACAGATTCAGAAGTTATCAGCCAATAGTATTTACGATCTATTTAAGGGTGGAGCTATTCCGGGGGTAACAGTGAACGGAGACAAAATTACAATTCGCGGAGGAAGTTCATTTGATTTGGATAATGAGCCTTTATTTGTTGTCGACGGTACTTTATACGAAAGTAGCAGTGAAGTAGATGGTGTCGTATCAATCAATGACATAGACAAGGTAGAAATACAAAAAGACGGTGCAGCTTATGGCATGAAAGGAGCTAACGGTGTTATAATTATTACTACAATTAAGAAATAA
- a CDS encoding RagB/SusD family nutrient uptake outer membrane protein, which produces MKKYIILAFTSLLALSSCESFLDRTPLSDLSPSSYFKDKAEMKNWNAGIYDAFQSALSRRQVLFGDVRSDNVTGTSYEDSKIYMNALMPNISEASWEPFFTCISRCNIGIQKYPTIPNILESEYAPYIGQCYAMRAYMYFWGTRTWGKMPIITEPWDGSLNSIAIPRSSLEQVKEQILSDIEKAISYFNQSDTSDKIYLGKDAMYALLTEVHMWYNDYQDALTASEHFINHKSLSLSNGEIEWKNIFTNPSSSKEVIFAMAWDYETDGALSGWPQLLGASNTNNGYRMAEPIFNEFIDRLRSGEGSDARFWNTIDTVKVYYKASRVPLTYASYTAGVESVNKCIKYSNIDPEREYDSSNQVYKSYFSVMNTTDSEFSLVMMRMANIMLLRAEALNKLNRGDEALSIVNDIRSRVGYLKDAKLEVSNVNNVNEVENIILQERQLELYGEGYRWFDLMRTGHLIEVMDPIYSARQEAADVTVTGFGNEGTKYWPIHYAEFESNKALVGDQNPPYTER; this is translated from the coding sequence ATGAAGAAATATATAATATTAGCTTTTACAAGTCTTTTGGCTTTATCAAGTTGTGAGAGTTTTTTAGACAGAACCCCTTTGTCAGATTTGTCTCCATCAAGTTACTTTAAAGATAAAGCTGAAATGAAGAACTGGAATGCAGGTATTTATGATGCGTTTCAAAGTGCACTTTCCAGGCGTCAGGTTCTTTTTGGTGATGTACGTTCAGATAATGTAACCGGCACATCCTATGAAGATTCTAAGATTTACATGAATGCCTTGATGCCCAATATCTCAGAAGCCAGTTGGGAACCTTTTTTCACTTGTATCTCCAGATGCAATATTGGTATTCAAAAATATCCGACAATTCCTAACATCCTAGAATCTGAGTATGCCCCATATATCGGACAATGCTATGCCATGCGTGCTTATATGTATTTTTGGGGAACTCGTACTTGGGGTAAAATGCCAATAATAACGGAACCATGGGATGGATCCTTAAATTCTATTGCCATTCCCCGTTCTTCATTAGAACAAGTAAAAGAACAAATATTATCTGATATAGAAAAGGCTATCAGTTACTTTAACCAATCTGATACAAGTGATAAAATTTACTTGGGCAAAGATGCAATGTACGCTTTATTAACAGAAGTTCACATGTGGTATAATGACTATCAAGATGCATTAACAGCTTCAGAACATTTTATCAACCATAAGAGTTTGTCACTATCTAATGGAGAAATTGAATGGAAAAACATCTTCACCAATCCTAGTAGTTCAAAAGAAGTAATCTTTGCTATGGCATGGGATTACGAAACAGATGGAGCTTTAAGTGGCTGGCCGCAACTTTTAGGAGCAAGTAACACGAATAATGGTTACAGAATGGCAGAACCCATTTTTAATGAGTTTATAGATCGGCTTCGTTCAGGAGAAGGTTCTGATGCACGTTTTTGGAATACAATTGACACTGTGAAAGTATACTATAAGGCCTCTCGTGTTCCTTTGACGTATGCAAGTTATACAGCTGGAGTAGAAAGCGTAAATAAATGTATCAAATACAGCAATATTGATCCTGAACGTGAGTATGATTCTTCTAATCAAGTGTATAAATCATATTTCTCAGTAATGAACACAACCGACAGCGAGTTTTCTCTGGTAATGATGCGTATGGCAAATATTATGTTACTACGTGCAGAAGCTTTAAACAAATTGAACAGAGGAGATGAAGCACTTAGCATCGTTAATGATATTCGTAGTCGTGTGGGTTACTTGAAAGATGCAAAATTAGAGGTATCTAATGTTAATAATGTAAATGAAGTAGAAAATATTATTCTACAAGAAAGGCAATTAGAACTTTATGGAGAAGGGTATCGCTGGTTTGATTTAATGCGAACAGGTCATTTAATAGAAGTAATGGACCCTATCTATTCCGCGCGTCAGGAAGCAGCAGATGTGACAGTAACTGGTTTTGGTAATGAAGGTACTAAATACTGGCCAATTCATTATGCTGAATTTGAATCAAACAAGGCACTGGTTGGAGACCAGAATCCACCTTATACTGAACGTTAA
- a CDS encoding alginate lyase family protein, whose amino-acid sequence MAKRTFFSLLYALICIVSFGQEFVHPGMLHTTSDLEFMKAKVLAGEEPWKEAWNQLKSSEIASLNYKPTPFKVVDNGPYNKPDNGGKEFVRDGAAAYTMALQWYVEGDKAYAEKAIEIFNAWAQTLESVVNHNRQLKVGTAGIKYLNAAEIIKHTYKGWNAKDRKAFEDMVINVWYPVIKDWTPRYNGNWDAANGQTLMCIGIFLDRRDIFDTACKQLLDGDTNGAIKNYFYESGQCQESGRDQQHVQMGLAFLACAAEIAWNQDIDLYGAFDNRLYKGFEYTARYMSGEEVPHVQYITWFGKPVYGPEISSKQREKICPAWERAYHHYHDRKGMDMPYTRKMIQKSRPEGTANQSFMPWASLTSAGLPVR is encoded by the coding sequence ATGGCTAAAAGAACTTTTTTCTCACTCCTGTATGCGCTGATATGCATTGTCAGTTTCGGACAGGAATTCGTACATCCCGGAATGTTACACACGACCTCTGATCTTGAATTCATGAAAGCTAAAGTCCTTGCAGGCGAAGAACCTTGGAAGGAAGCATGGAACCAGCTCAAGTCATCGGAAATCGCTTCGCTCAATTACAAACCGACTCCTTTTAAGGTTGTAGATAACGGCCCTTATAATAAACCCGATAATGGAGGAAAAGAGTTTGTACGTGATGGTGCGGCAGCCTACACCATGGCTTTGCAATGGTATGTGGAAGGGGATAAAGCTTATGCGGAGAAGGCTATCGAGATATTCAATGCCTGGGCTCAGACTCTTGAATCGGTCGTAAACCACAACCGTCAATTGAAGGTGGGTACGGCGGGAATCAAATATCTCAATGCTGCCGAGATAATAAAACATACTTATAAGGGCTGGAATGCCAAAGATCGTAAAGCTTTTGAAGATATGGTCATCAACGTCTGGTATCCGGTGATAAAGGACTGGACGCCTCGTTATAATGGCAATTGGGATGCTGCCAACGGACAAACACTTATGTGTATCGGCATCTTCCTCGACCGGCGGGATATTTTTGACACTGCCTGTAAGCAATTGCTCGATGGTGATACGAATGGTGCTATCAAAAACTATTTTTATGAAAGCGGGCAATGCCAGGAGAGTGGACGTGACCAGCAGCACGTACAGATGGGGCTTGCTTTCCTTGCCTGTGCCGCCGAAATAGCCTGGAATCAAGATATAGACTTATATGGAGCGTTCGACAATCGCCTCTACAAAGGATTTGAGTACACGGCCCGATACATGTCCGGTGAAGAAGTTCCTCATGTACAGTATATCACTTGGTTTGGAAAGCCGGTCTATGGACCTGAGATCTCATCCAAACAGCGGGAGAAAATCTGTCCAGCCTGGGAACGGGCTTATCATCATTATCACGACCGCAAAGGAATGGATATGCCGTACACTCGTAAGATGATTCAAAAAAGCCGTCCGGAAGGAACGGCCAATCAATCGTTTATGCCTTGGGCGTCGCTGACTAGTGCAGGCCTCCCTGTCCGATAA
- a CDS encoding SdiA-regulated/phytase-like domain-containing protein produces MKYILLSLIGVFICSQEIAIPYQEKVYLHTDKPFYLVGDTIWLKGYLVNAQTHKESDVQSRFLYIELINRKNKVIQRKKIKEENGHFFNFISLEKDIEEADYQIRAYTNFMRNQGEEFFFTKQIPVYANTSSLLTANIEYDSEEADGKYIVITLLRKDGTPYANSRVEYIIRTKEYKNRFHRVKTNTEGQIRFKLPEREKGVEPYVYLSLYEKEYVHRKRIFLPQDYEYTVGFYPEGGHLLAGVQQQVAFKAETSTGEIITVGGYVLNQRKDTLATFNSEYAGIGSFAIRTEEKDTLCALVKDNFGNERSFILPKASSTHVSLAIRQDTTFVHYRILTPSERELNENFDLSVHTRGRILLNRVISHEQLSDSLPLDLFPEGIAHFTLFNRDTTVVSERLIFVRKPSAVFQLAALGSPADSRQPIRIGLRVLNEQQMPIQGNFSLSVTDDFAVNIDPNANHVVSELLLNSDLKGNVFSPGYYFSSHTPNVKKHLDQLMLTHGWRRYNVSTNLREAEQKYKYEVERTQQICGYVESHFDKKRLPHFALLVNNPQKAFKQIVVSNEKGEFCFTHNFQQVKEHLTGFLIYGAGKKPKWRYGIYMNEIEYPDINHLHWQEEDIPLKSKAFIKSVREDYTLVNGEKIYRLPEVEITALQLPNGWISYKVVEPEKIEQINEKTALDLLKRTPNIVVHSGVRNNTSQMFVLVPNRNFNEKSSYSKISGSNGDSPISGYWERFWKRVPVIVDGYELKNIQDLENLHAGDVKSIDFVRDKAMYIANSEDHYTWENYEETEAATIANAPQIGDALPLIVQPQKVYISTYLSKGIIGSSIPSIARIGYLSYAKNAEFYAPKYPTEESRKIINSDKRTTIHWEPNIRLNEKGEAGLSFYTADRPSTYTVVIEGITDDGKACRYVKQIR; encoded by the coding sequence ATGAAATATATACTGTTATCGCTAATAGGAGTTTTCATTTGTTCTCAAGAAATTGCTATACCATATCAAGAGAAGGTATATCTCCATACTGATAAGCCTTTCTATTTAGTCGGTGACACCATCTGGCTGAAAGGCTATTTGGTAAATGCGCAAACACATAAAGAAAGTGATGTGCAAAGTCGCTTTTTATACATCGAACTCATAAACCGGAAGAATAAGGTAATTCAACGTAAAAAGATAAAAGAGGAGAACGGGCATTTCTTTAACTTCATTTCTTTAGAAAAAGATATTGAAGAAGCCGATTATCAAATTCGTGCTTACACCAATTTCATGAGAAATCAAGGAGAGGAGTTCTTCTTTACCAAACAGATTCCTGTATATGCCAATACCTCTTCGTTACTCACTGCGAACATCGAATATGATTCGGAAGAAGCCGATGGGAAATATATTGTTATTACCCTGTTGCGTAAAGATGGAACTCCCTATGCAAATTCTCGTGTTGAGTACATAATTCGCACAAAAGAATATAAGAATCGCTTTCACCGTGTGAAAACAAATACCGAGGGGCAAATACGCTTTAAGTTACCCGAACGAGAGAAAGGCGTGGAACCTTACGTTTACCTTTCTCTATACGAGAAGGAATATGTACACCGTAAGCGTATCTTTCTGCCGCAGGATTATGAATATACGGTCGGTTTCTACCCTGAAGGAGGGCATTTACTGGCAGGAGTACAACAGCAAGTTGCCTTTAAAGCAGAAACATCTACCGGTGAAATCATAACCGTAGGGGGATATGTCTTAAACCAGCGAAAAGATACATTAGCTACATTCAACAGTGAGTATGCAGGTATAGGTTCCTTTGCTATTCGGACTGAAGAGAAAGATACATTGTGTGCTTTGGTAAAAGACAACTTCGGAAATGAACGGAGTTTTATTTTACCTAAAGCTTCCAGTACTCATGTTTCTCTTGCCATACGTCAGGATACTACTTTTGTACACTACCGTATACTCACTCCCTCAGAGAGAGAACTAAATGAGAATTTCGATCTGTCAGTGCATACACGCGGCAGGATTCTCTTGAATCGTGTCATATCTCATGAACAATTATCCGATAGCCTCCCTCTCGATTTATTTCCCGAAGGAATTGCTCATTTCACATTGTTCAATCGGGATACGACAGTAGTAAGCGAACGGCTTATTTTTGTCAGGAAGCCTTCTGCGGTATTTCAGTTGGCTGCTTTGGGTAGCCCGGCCGACAGCCGCCAACCTATAAGAATAGGATTACGCGTGTTGAATGAGCAGCAAATGCCAATTCAAGGAAACTTCTCTTTGAGTGTGACTGATGATTTCGCTGTAAATATAGATCCTAACGCCAATCATGTGGTCAGTGAACTATTGCTGAATTCTGATTTAAAAGGCAACGTCTTTTCGCCTGGTTACTATTTCTCTTCTCACACTCCGAACGTCAAGAAGCATTTGGATCAACTCATGCTGACACACGGCTGGCGTAGATATAATGTGAGTACAAATTTGAGAGAAGCGGAACAGAAGTATAAATATGAAGTTGAGAGGACTCAGCAAATCTGCGGATATGTTGAAAGTCATTTTGATAAGAAGAGATTGCCTCATTTTGCACTGCTTGTGAATAATCCTCAAAAAGCTTTCAAACAAATTGTTGTCTCCAATGAAAAAGGAGAGTTTTGTTTTACCCATAATTTTCAACAAGTGAAGGAACATTTGACAGGGTTCTTAATTTATGGTGCCGGGAAGAAACCCAAATGGCGATATGGTATTTATATGAATGAAATAGAATATCCCGATATCAACCATTTGCATTGGCAAGAAGAAGATATACCTTTGAAAAGCAAAGCTTTCATTAAGAGTGTGCGCGAAGATTATACTCTTGTAAATGGAGAAAAAATATACCGGCTACCGGAGGTAGAGATCACCGCTTTGCAATTACCGAATGGGTGGATCTCATATAAAGTGGTTGAACCGGAGAAGATAGAACAGATAAATGAAAAGACGGCTTTGGATTTATTAAAGAGAACTCCTAATATTGTTGTTCATTCCGGGGTTAGAAATAATACCAGTCAGATGTTTGTATTAGTTCCAAACAGAAACTTCAATGAAAAAAGCTCTTATAGTAAAATATCCGGTTCTAATGGTGATAGTCCGATATCCGGTTACTGGGAACGCTTTTGGAAAAGAGTACCCGTCATAGTGGATGGATATGAACTAAAGAATATACAAGATCTGGAAAATCTGCATGCCGGAGATGTGAAGTCTATAGATTTTGTACGGGACAAAGCAATGTATATTGCAAACAGCGAGGATCATTATACTTGGGAAAATTATGAAGAAACAGAAGCCGCAACAATAGCTAATGCACCGCAAATTGGCGATGCGCTACCTCTGATTGTTCAGCCTCAGAAAGTATACATAAGTACTTATCTCTCTAAAGGAATTATAGGTTCGTCTATTCCGAGCATTGCCCGTATCGGTTATTTATCCTATGCTAAGAATGCAGAATTCTATGCTCCTAAATACCCCACCGAGGAAAGTCGTAAAATTATCAATTCCGACAAACGTACTACTATTCATTGGGAACCCAATATCCGTTTGAATGAGAAAGGAGAAGCAGGGCTTAGTTTCTATACTGCCGACCGTCCCTCCACTTATACTGTGGTGATAGAGGGGATTACTGACGACGGGAAAGCATGTCGATACGTAAAACAGATAAGATAA